The Treponema sp. OMZ 790 genome includes the window CTGCGTTTTTTTACCTTATCTAAAGCATTTAATGAGAAAATTTTAAAAAAGCATAAACTCAAAAAATTCTGCATGAGCTTACCTTAGCATAAAATATCTATTTTGTCAAGCATTGTGAACAAAGATTAAATTAATTTTTATTTATAAATCCCTTTGCATTATAATCTCATCTTCTTCTTTGCCGATTTCATAAAAACCGAAATTTTCATAGAGGCGTTTTGCTGCTATATCGCCTTCAACATAACAAAGCTGAATACATGGATATTTTTTTTCGGATTCTATCATCGAAAGCCATTTTTGTAAAGCTGCTTTTCCTAAACCCTTTCCTTGGCTTTTTTTATCTATCATAAATTGATCCATAATGCAGATAGTTTTTTTGCCGTCAATCCAATCTCTCTGCATTATAAGCCCTACAGGTTCATCCGAATAATAGACGGCGAAAACTTTTGCATTTTCTTTTCTGTAAGCAAAGGCTCTTGCAAGGATGGTAACATTCGAGGCTACAAAATTTTTTTGTTCTTTTTTTATGGAAAGAGAATTGATTATTCTCCAATTATCGGGAGTAACCTCTTTAAATTCGAGGCTATCGGGTGTAGGGTGATTAGTTTTGTTTATATATGTCTTCATATTCTTTTGCTCTTTTTTTGTAATATTCTATCATAGCTTTTACTTTTCCTTTGATAGTTTTAAATTCCCCTCATAGTCCAGATCGCCGTCCATACCGAAAGCTTTGAAAATTGAATTCTTATCTTTTTTGTTGGCGGGATTATTTAGGCCGCCGCCGGTTGCAGGATAAAGGGGGGCGTTTGATTTTGCTTTTATACATTCTTCCAATTTTTCTATGTTTAAAGAAAAGCCTATTGATTCTGCCCGGTAATTTTTATGATACCATTCTTCGTCTTTGTATAGAGCGTATTCTTTTAAAGACATTTCTTTATATATCAAGCCGTATTGGAGATAGGCAATATCCTTGTCTTGATGATTTATACTCTTGCTTGTCGATATTGGAGCGTCATTTAAGTCTTGGTAAGTAACTTTTTTGTTTCCGATAATTTTGTATTCGCCGTAATAGATATTGTTATCCATGATGGGCTGTGCGGGGAGGGAAGGGCATTGTTCCAATTCGTCAAGATTGATGTTTATGCCGGCGCTGATTTTATGGTAGACCTTTACAATTAAAGCGGTTCCCATGAGGTTGTTAAGACCGTAGTTTTTATTCTTTTTAAATTCCGGATTTTTTCTTAACTTAACAATATCGATTAAAATTTTTCCGAAACCGTATTGCCGTCTTCCTATTTTAAAAGCAAAGATATCTCCTTCTTTATATTTTTGGTGAGCTCTTTTTTCGTTTTTAAAATTTTCCAAATCGGTTAAATCTTCTTTTGATGTTTCCTTTATCCATTTTTCAATCCAAGAATTGAGAGCCGAAGCCTTGCTTTCTTTTAAGTTTTCCGAATAGTAGGTTTTTTGTGTGGTGTAGTTTCCGATAAGCACATGTCCGCTTCCGAATGAAAAATACACTCCGATTCCTTGAAATGATTGAGTTGCCGTAAAGTTGAATTTTTTCGGCTTTCCTCTTGCCGTCTTGGGAAGAACAATAGTTCTGTTTTCTCCCGTTTCAACATCAAGCTCATTTTCTTTATAATAAAAAGCTTCTCCCTCATAGTCCGATGCGGAAATTTCTTTTTTGATAGTATCTCCGTCAAAATAATAGAGGCTGCCCTTTATATCCATTACTTCCCAGTGAGCCTCAATCGGATTTAGACCCAGATACTTTCTTTGTTCGTTGGTTAAGATAAATTTTTTAGACATGCTTAATTCCTTTTAATAATTGTACCTTTTTTTATAATATTAGGCAAGGGCGAGGTTAATCTAATTTTCAGTATTTTTGAATAAGATATATTGTTTTTATGCTTTTTTTATATAAATAAATTCCGACAATGGCGAAACTTAAACATATCGGAATTATTATATAAATAAAATTTATAATAAAAAATAATAAAGCTGATAGTATAATAGTGATTATAGCAATTAGATGTGTGATAATAGATGCCGGACTATGCTTTATAACGCTTATCTCATCATTCCAATTTAGATTTAAATATTTGATGTTAAAAAAAATTCCTACAGTCGAAATAAAAAAGGAATAAAAAACAGGTACAAAGACTGTTAATAAAATTTGTAAAAAACCGGTACCTATATTCGGAAAAATGGCAATCATTGCAAAAAGATATCCTATTAAATGAATACTCATATTGACTGCTATTTTACTATTTAAAATTTGGGATATACCGATTGGGGCTGTTTGCAGTATCCATACATTTTTTCCTTCCAAAGATATTGATGAAGATGTGGTACAGCTCATAAGAAAAAATGCCCCTATTACCGATGAACCGTACTGTGTAAGAATATGTTCAAGGTCTCTAATACCGAGAAATATTTCAATCTTGTTAAATCCCAATATCATGCATCCGACACATAAGACACATAAAGATATAATACCTAATCCGCAATTTAATACACGAATAGGCGAAGTAATAAAACGGTTCAACTCTTTTAAATATAAACTAAAAAATGGTGTTCTTAAAATAGATTTTGTTCTTTTATTTTTAAAGCTTTGAGTGTTTAGTTTTTGATGAATTTTATTATAGTTTTTACCTATAAAAAATATATATACAATGGTTATAATAATTGTAATACTTATAAATTGTAAAATCTTTAGGTAAATATTTTGATCTATATAAAATAATTTGGATAACGGAAATATTTTATATAATTGTGTTTGAAGTAAATTGCCTAATGAAACGGAATCTAAATCGCGATTAAATGATACGGTTATAAAATATCCTGTCATCAATAAATAAAAAAATAAAATCGATATTTGATTTTTTCTTTTAAAAAATACACTGCAATATTCTATAATAATACTTAATATGGAAGCTACACACATAGGTATCATCGGGAGGGCGAAGCCTGACAGTAAAAATATTATTCCCGCAGAGACACTGATAATTTTTTTTAAAATTAAAAGAATGACTGCCGGAAATATACAGCTGCAACTGATAATAAGATTTAAAAAATATAGTATTAAAAATTTGCTTAGAATAATATCTTTTTGTGTGATCGGTAAAACCGATAACATATTAAAATCTTTATTATAAAAAAACATTGAGTTGCTTTTTAGCACTGTCATCATAAAAATAAAAAAACTTGATATTGCTGCCGAATAAGATAGGGTAAAAGAATGCAGCCCTAATTTTATTATTGAATTTATCGAAATAATATTATATAGGCATAACAAAAAAAATATTACGATAAATCCTAATAAATGATAGTTGGTTTTTTCCGAATGTGTAAAAATTGAGTACCGAAATACGGAATTTTTAAAAAGTATTATTACATTTTTCATTTTTAATAATATCCATAAAATATTCTTCCAATGAATCGGTCTTGCTCAAAACAGTGTTTATGTTTCCTTGCACAATTAATCTGCCCTTATTTATTATTCCTATCTTGTTACATAGTTTTTCTGCAACTTCTAAAACATGTGTAGAGAAGAATATTGCATTTCCGCTTTCTACTAATATTTTCATTTCTTTTTTTAAAAGATAACAAGCTTCTGGATCCAAACCTACAAAGGGTTCATCCATTATTAATAATTTTGGTGAATGGATAAGGGCTGCAATAATTACAATCTTTTGTTTCATTCCGTGAGAATATGAAGATATTGTATTATCTAAAAATGAGCTCATTTCAAATATTTCACTGAATGATTTTGTTTTTTGTATCCGCTCATTTATAGATACTCTATACAAATCTGCTATAAAATTGATATATTGCCGCCCTGTAAGATATTCATATATATCCGGGTTATCGGGTATATATGCGATATTTTTTTTAAATTCTACAGGATTATCTTTTATGGAAATTCCATTAACATATATTTCTCCTGTAAAATCATGAATTCCTACAATGGATTTAATTGTTGATGTTTTCCCGGAGCCGTTTGTTCCTATAAACCCGTAAATATCGCCTTGAGAGACTTTTAAGTTTATATTATTTACTGCAATGTTGTTTTTATGATAAATTTTTGTTAAATTCTTAATTTCTAACATAGTTATTCTTTTTACAACCTCAGTAAGTTCTCTAAACTGAGGTTGTAGTGTGTTTAATTTAATTATAAAATTGCCAAGAAAATAACTAGAAAGCTGATTATAATAGCAGATACCGGTATGATATAGTACTTCCATACATTTCCCTTTTGATTTTGAAATTTTATAAACCCGATAAGATTGATAAGAAGATATGCAAACGGTGCTCCGAATGTCAGATATACCTTTTCGATGGTGCCGTTTACATTTCCTGCTGAATCCCAGTGTACGGGAACCGTTTCCGGGAGTTTGCTTCCAAAGGCTATAAAAATAACCGTTGTAGCTAAACATAATAAGCTTCCGATAATCAAATGCTTTTTGTCGGATAAATTACTCATACAATCTCCTTTCTTTGTTTAAAAGTAATAGTGAATATATTAATGGAATAACATACAATAGGGAAAAGTAAATTATTAGATATTCCCATTTTGCAGATACTC containing:
- a CDS encoding GNAT family N-acetyltransferase is translated as MKTYINKTNHPTPDSLEFKEVTPDNWRIINSLSIKKEQKNFVASNVTILARAFAYRKENAKVFAVYYSDEPVGLIMQRDWIDGKKTICIMDQFMIDKKSQGKGLGKAALQKWLSMIESEKKYPCIQLCYVEGDIAAKRLYENFGFYEIGKEEDEIIMQRDL
- a CDS encoding DUF1648 domain-containing protein; its protein translation is MSNLSDKKHLIIGSLLCLATTVIFIAFGSKLPETVPVHWDSAGNVNGTIEKVYLTFGAPFAYLLINLIGFIKFQNQKGNVWKYYIIPVSAIIISFLVIFLAIL
- a CDS encoding immunity 26/phosphotriesterase HocA family protein, producing MSKKFILTNEQRKYLGLNPIEAHWEVMDIKGSLYYFDGDTIKKEISASDYEGEAFYYKENELDVETGENRTIVLPKTARGKPKKFNFTATQSFQGIGVYFSFGSGHVLIGNYTTQKTYYSENLKESKASALNSWIEKWIKETSKEDLTDLENFKNEKRAHQKYKEGDIFAFKIGRRQYGFGKILIDIVKLRKNPEFKKNKNYGLNNLMGTALIVKVYHKISAGININLDELEQCPSLPAQPIMDNNIYYGEYKIIGNKKVTYQDLNDAPISTSKSINHQDKDIAYLQYGLIYKEMSLKEYALYKDEEWYHKNYRAESIGFSLNIEKLEECIKAKSNAPLYPATGGGLNNPANKKDKNSIFKAFGMDGDLDYEGNLKLSKEK
- a CDS encoding ABC transporter ATP-binding protein, whose protein sequence is MLEIKNLTKIYHKNNIAVNNINLKVSQGDIYGFIGTNGSGKTSTIKSIVGIHDFTGEIYVNGISIKDNPVEFKKNIAYIPDNPDIYEYLTGRQYINFIADLYRVSINERIQKTKSFSEIFEMSSFLDNTISSYSHGMKQKIVIIAALIHSPKLLIMDEPFVGLDPEACYLLKKEMKILVESGNAIFFSTHVLEVAEKLCNKIGIINKGRLIVQGNINTVLSKTDSLEEYFMDIIKNEKCNNTF